In Fragaria vesca subsp. vesca linkage group LG5, FraVesHawaii_1.0, whole genome shotgun sequence, the genomic stretch TAAAACAAATGAATCATAACAGTTATTAACCAAAAGAATGAACATCTAATAAAGAATAGTTAAGGGTTAATTGCCAATCAATTTACCTTCTGTTGCTTGGCTCTTCTAACTGCCTTTGCTCTAAGCTCATCTTTTGTCTTTAGGGGTGGTTTGGTACCCTTAGGCTACAACAAATATAATCAATATAAGGTCATGAAAACATTAGCTTATAATAATTATAATTTTTCAAACCATTATCAATTGAACATAAAAGTGAAAATACCTTAGAACCAGATGAACCCACATCTGTGTTCAGCTTTCTCTTCTTTGCTGCAACTGTCTTGTCTTTGGGAGGAAGATGTATGTGGCAAGTCTTTCTGTTGTGACCTAGAACACCACAGTTGCCACACTTCAAATTCTTTTGCACCTTCCCAAGCTTTGTACCCTCTAAATTTAGTTCATATGCATCTTTGAATCTTTTATTCCTTGGTCTCCTTGGCTGCCTATTATACTCTGGGGGGAGGATAGCATGTTCACCACAAGGGATCCACAAGTCCATTCCATTCACCGGCTTGACCGTGTTAGAGTAAACCGCCATATAAGTCTTCGTAAGGTGACAAGGATCTATATAGTCTTCCGGACTTTGCCGCACAAAGTTGATCGCCGATATGTCATGTTTGCATGGAATGCCAGTGAGATCCCACCTCCTACATGCACAACTTCTTCTTTCCAGATCAACCACATGCCTACTTCCTCTAAAGCTCTCTATCTCAATTTGAGGACTGCCAGTGGCATAAGGAATACAGTCTGTGGTAGATTTAACTTTGTTTTTCTCCAAAAGTTCATTTGGCTTGGGGCAGATAGGGTCTTCCACTTTGCTCATCTTGTCTCTTCTCATTACAATCCTTCTCATCATCTTTACCCTAATCTCCTCAAAGCAAGAAATCACAGCTTTGGATCTAGCAGGTAAAATGAAAGCATTAAAACTTTCACATAAGTTATTGAGAAGAACATCACATTTTAGATGGGTACTAAAGTGTGCCCGACACCAAGTCTTTGGTGGTCGTAAGGGATCTGTAAAAAAAAAAAAAAAANAAAAAAAAAAAAAAAAAAAATCAAATTAGATATAAGCTACTGAACTAGTATTTAAACAAGGATGTACAACTGCATGATGAAATACCTGTTAACCAGTCATGAGCTAAAGGGTCGATCAATTTCCTTCATCATAGTCATCTCTTTGGTGTAGTAGGGAATGGTTGTAGACTTGGCTATTGCCCATAATTGATCCTTCAGCGCCTTTCCCCGATATAACTTATTGAAATTGGTCCACATATGTCTAACACAGAACCTTTGTTCTGCAAGTGGAACCACATGCTCACAAGCTCTCTCTATTCCCTTATGCTTGTCTGATATAAATGTCCATCCATTTCCGCTTCGAGTTATCTCTAAATCATTCACCAACAACCTTAGAAACCAATCCCATGAGTCTTTGCTCTCTTGCTCCACCATAGCATAAGCGACCACCCAAGTACTGTTGTTTGGATCAAGCCCTACTGCTGATAAAAGTTGACCTCCATAAGCACTTTTTAAATGACAACCATCTAACCCTAACACAGGTCTGCATCCAGCTCTAAAACCCATCTTTAATGCACCAAGACAAATGTACATCCTCTTAAACACTGGGAGTTGACCAGGATTGTCAAAATCACACATAATGTCTACTGTGGTGTTTGGATCAACTCTCCTCAATTCAGCAGCATAGTCTTGGACCCTTGCATATTGCTCTTGCAAGCTCTTCTCAAGCAACTCCAAAGCAGCCACCTTGGTTCTATAAGCTTGTTGAAACGAGACTTTCAATTTCACACCAGCTGCCATGGTTTCCATAAGAGAGTCTGAAAATTATAAGACATAAGTAACACAACCACCATCAGACAAATAAAAGTTAAAAAAAAAAAAAAACTGAAAAATTAAACAGTAACTAACTAAAAGTAGTGTAGTACTTGTGGTAATATTAGAATTGAGCCTAATAATGTCAGCAAACTTCCTAATAAGGTAAGGGGTTCTGACAGCAGGATTCTCATGGACCCTTGCACAAGAATGTTTGGGAAAGTATTTCTTGATCTGCAGTGTGCCATCATGCTGCATCTTCGATGCTAAGAGCTCAAACTCACACTTAGAGGCCTTCCATATCACCCTCACTCGATCCCTATCATTTCTGTCAAAAATTGGAACCCAACCCTTTTGAATGGCCCTCTCCCTGATAGCTGCTCTCAGAATTTTTGGCGTAGCAAAGAGTATCCCCAAGGTAAACCTAGGATTCTCCATATCAGTTTTAGTGTTGAACTCTGGCCACTTCTTATCATTACCATCTTCATCAGAAAGTACTCCTTGGCCGATTCCCTCCTCATCTGAGTCTATAGCCCCAGCCGTCTTCTCATTATCTTCCAAGTCACCATCATCATAAAAGCTAAAGTCTGTATTTCCAAAAGTAACTCCTTCTCCAGCTGCAACTTTTGAAGTGCCCATACCATCAGTTTTCACCAATTCAGCCTCTGTCAACCAGTCGAAAAGAAAATCATCATCCACTCCATAATCTGCATACTCATCATCATCCTTTGCAGGGTTGTAATCATCATCTTCAGAGTCATCAATCTCTAAACCATCGTCTTGTACAACATCTTCAGCTGTCCCTAAACCATCATCTTCACTATCATCATCATCCTCAACTGCCTCAAACTCTAACTTATTCTTGCCTTTATCTCTAGGGTCAATTGTTGGAGCTCTGCTAGCTTGGATTGCAACCTCTACATGTTCTCTAATCAACACACCTTTCTCAGGTTTCCTCTTATTTGCACACCTTTTAAACCTTCGGGTCCTTGGTGTACTTGCATCTGCCACCTTAGTAGACTGTTCTTCCCTAGGTGGATTAGAGATCTCCTCTATTCTCACACTTGTCCTCAGTGGTGAATCAGGAATCTCTTCTATCACCACCCCACTTGATCCGGCTTGACTAAATCCCTAATCAGATATATGTTGTTCAAACATCTCCATCTCAGCTTCTCCATTGTAAGCAGGGTCAAGCTCTAAGTGGTCTAGGTAAAGAATAACCCATCTTATCTCAGGCACCAAGCAACATATACTCATCACATCAGTATCATTAGACAGCTTGCTCATTGTTGCTCCCTCAGTGCCTATGCTATACCAGTAATCAATACGTGTTCCAACATATGTAGGATTAATCCCTCTTACCATATTATCCACCTCAGTTAATGACATTCGGTCTTTGTCCACATAATCGTAGTAGCTAATACAGCCACCGATGTTCTTGGCCTCTACATGATGCACATATCCCCCGTGATACACTTTCATTGTAAAATAGTCAGGTTGTACTACAACACATGAACAACATACAATATTAAATCCAGCAATTAAAACCCCACCAAATGGTCCAACTACTATAAACCAAACATATTCAATTCTCCAGTACAAACAAGGTCCTAAAAGTAATCGTTCTAATCACTATAAACAAAATAGAAAGCATATTCAATTCTCCAATAGGACCACTTTTAAACCCTTACCCTTTGTTAAATCCCTATTTTACCAACCCAACAACATTTATCAATTGAACAATCATCCAACAATCAATATTCATATAGGACAATCAATATTTATATAGAACAAACCAAAAAACATTAATTGAAATCCTAAAAATCTAAGGTCACTATCGAAACACCAAAGTCCATAAACTTCCAAACCCTAAACCATGACAACCCTAAATTTGAAGCTTTCAAACCCTAAATCTATAAACCAAACAACCCAAAATCAATAGAATCAAATAGAATCGAAAACCCCAACTCACCATAATTGGGAATTTCTGGCCAGACGCCTTCATTGCCTTCGATTCGGGGTATCCATTCATCAATCGGAGGCGCAGCCATGCTCTTTCGCGACATATGATGGGTAGTTTAGGGTTTTATGAGGGACGACACAGTTTCTGGGTTTCGCTCTCTTTTTTAAGAATGAGCGATAGCGACTGAGAGAGCGACTGAGAGAGAGAGAGAGAGAGAGAGAGAGAGAGAGAGAGAGAGAGAGAGAGAGAGAGAGAGAGAGAGAGAGAGAGAGAGAGAGAGTAGTAGTAGTAGTAGTAGTAGTAGTAGTAGTAGTAGTAGTAGTAGTAGTAGTNNNNNNNNNNNNNNNNNNNNAGAGAGAGAGAGAGAGAGAGAGAGAGGTATAAACGGTAAGGAGGGTTAATTTGGTCATTTTACGTAAACTTTGTCTTTTAAGTCAGGAGCTGGGCTCTTATGTCGGGGACAGCTCAGTGCATGACGTCATGGTAAGGAGGGCAATTCAAAAATTGGACTAAACTGATGTGAAATAGAACTTCAAGGACCAATGTTATTAAAAAAAAAGATATGAGACCAAACTGATTATTGACCTAAAGTACGAGGGGGCAAACTACATTTAATCCAAAATTATATCAGTGGGGTGTGAAAAGAATGCGGGGTGAGCAAAGTGGTTTGTGGATGTGACAATAGACGCACCATATAATATATAACATGCATTTGTAAGATAACTTAGCTCGTGACTCGATCATCATGAAGCCAGAACGTTATAGTTGCAATCACCGGGAAATGGTTCCACCCCCTAAGGGCCAATTTGGCATTGCATTTTGAGAGAAAAAAACTGTGTATATTTATTTTTTTTCGACTCCCGACGCGTTTGGTAACTTGGCAAGAATTGCGTTTTTATAAACTTGTCGTTGGTGACCGCGAAATTGAGAAACAGCTCGGACCCTGCTTTTTCATATTCATGTTCTCTAAACGCGAAAATAGAGTCGGTGCAAGTTTATAGCTTTTCATCTATGCTCATAATACCCATGGTCAATTCTTGGTGCTTGACTAAACTTGCATCCCCGAAACCCTGGATATCATCGCTTACAATCACAATATCGCTATTCTCTTTCATAACCTCATATACAGAATCTACTTCCAAGTCAGACTCACCCCTCGCGACTTGGAGGATAGGGGAGGCGATGAGGAGGAGAGAGAGAGAGAGGAAAAAACCCTAATCGACATGGTTGTCATTGTTAGAGCTTCAAAGAGGGTCGGGTTGGTCTAGGATTAGTGGACAAGACGAAGGCTTTGGGTTTCTGGGCATAATTCAAAAGTACGATGATCTTTGGCCAAAAAGTCTTTGGATAAAGATGAAGATAATTAATCTCAAAGTTCATTTTGGTCATTTACAATAGTCATATAATTTAAATATTAAAATTTACCAGACATACCAAAACTACTTTTTATGACCACAACAATTTAAACATATTGTTTACCAAACACTTTACTGATTTTTTTTAATGTTAATTATTTTCACAACTTAATACCAAACTGGGTCGAAGAAAATAAATTACCCCTAGTAAAATTGAGCCGTGAAAACAAGAACATACACCTGACAAAGATCAATTACCAACATACCAAATATGCAGCGACACAAATTTAGGCTCATAAAGCCATAATTAATCCAACACCTCATTAAATATACATGGTCCAACGACACTACTTCTTTAGAGCCAATAACCTCAGACTCCCACTCTCCATCCGAAATGACGTCGTTTCTGCACTTCCCTTCCACCTCCACACTCCCCTCCACTCTCCGCGGCGCCTCCCTCGCTACCCGCCCCAACCCCGTCTCCCTCTCTCACACCCGGTCAGCTCTCTTTCTCTCACACATGCAGTTGAATTCTCGGAGACTTCAATTCGGTTATTATTCGCTAACAAATTCAGCACAATTTCGCAGGTTCAGTGTTAAATGCAGGTACGCAGAGGCGAGCGTGAAGAGCGACGACCTCAATTCCGGCGCCATAGACGTCGTGGCTGATGTCAGGCCTGAACGGGTAACCGGAATTTCCATTTTCGCTCATCTCAATTCTCTGGTTTCGGTTATGTGTCTTTGAGTGATGTGATTGTGTTGGTAGGTTGTGGTATTGGGAGGGAGTGGCTTTGTTGGCTCTGCTATATGTAAGGCTGCGGTGTCCAGAGGCATCGAGGTTGTAGGTGTAAGCAGGTGCTTGTAATACTGGTTTGCTTTTTTGTGTTAGGTTTTGGAATGATTGAGATATGAGCTTGGTGTGTGAATTTTGCTGGATTGTGCAGGTCAGGGCGGCCGACGTATTCGGGGTCATGGATTGATCAGGTTAACTGGATACCAGGCAAGTTGCATTCTACAATTTTATGATCTGAATAGGTTGAATTGCTTGTAGCGCAATGAATCAAGTTTTCGAAGTAAAGCAGTGGGGTATGAAATGAGGGGGCATTGGAAATAGAGAAATGGTATTTATAAAAGTGACTGCATCTATTGCAGTTTCGAGGTTTTTGGTTTTCATTTTAGTTGAAATACGTGGTTAGAGCTTGCAAGAAACTAGCGTGAGACAGATCCTGTTCCTCAAAAGTGAAAAACATGACTCTTACTGCTTAAAACCAAGGAGTATGTTGCTGCGTATTAGATTTTTTCAGTAAAGAGTGTTATTTACAAATGAAATGTCCCTTGAAATCGAAGTTTTTGTATGCTGATTCAGCATTGGCCTCCAAGTTTCCGTTCATAATGGGACTGAAAAAGAAATATGGAAAATGTCATGCAGAGAAACAACTTGCTGGGGAAGAAAAGGGACAAAGAAACCTTATGTAGTACTAGTTGGGACTGTCAAAGTCCTAGTCTTTTTTTTTACGCGTTAGATGGTTGTTAACGTTAATTAGCACAAACTTTTTATTGCTTACTAGAACATGCATGGTGATCATGAAATTCAGCAGCATGCAAAGGAAAAGGTATCAAGGACAGTTTCAGTTTGGAAGTCTTTAAAGAATCTTTTCATAGTATTTCCGGGAGGTGTAGAAAAGAATTGTTGGTGAAATTTTGGTATGCATTAGGAGTGAATTGATACAAGGACCCATGTGCCCTTAGCTTGAGCATGGTGCGGTCTCCTTGCTTGTACAAAACCACTGCCTTACTTTCTCTTTTAAGGGCATTATTTTGTTCTGAATATGTCACATCATGTCTTACCTGAAGCTAGGAGCATTTTGGACTGCTAATTAGTTTTGGGCACACTTTTAGGTAGAAATTTGGGATGTGGATTTAAGTCCTCTTTGTAATGCAGGGGACGTTTTTTATGTAAACTGGGATGAAGTACTTCTTGGGGCCACCGCAGTGGTGTCAACAATTGGTGGTTTTGGCTCTGAGGAACAGATGCAAAGGATTAATGGCGAGGCAAATATCGTTGCTGTCAATGCTGCAAAGGATTATGGTAGCGATGTCAATTATCATATTGCAGTAAATTATATTCTATCTTTCTATTCTTTATCATATTATATGAATCATTTTACTGCGTAATGGTTGATCATTTTCTTATGTTTGTCTCAAAGCACCTAGAAAATTGCCAACTTTGTCCCCCTCAATATCACTAAATCCCTCTTTCTCCCTATAATGAAACTTAACTTTCTGAAAAACAACATTACAAGAAGTTTGAATCACCCAGGTCAACCTGGTCTCTCCAATCAACCTCATCCACAAAAGATATGCCACTGGACAGTGAAGCAAAGAAGTGGTTTGAACATTCTGCATCAGCTTTGCGCTTTACACACCATTTACAGAGAATTTAATCTCCTCCTTTTCACCATCTCACAAGTTTCATCTTTGCATAAGTAATTATTAAGCTAATACTTGTAATCTTGTACTTTAAAGTTCAAACTTTTGAAATACTTTTGATTGACCAAAAGGAGAGAAAAATGAATCATTTAATATAGTCATGAGTAAGGTTTGCAAGAGAAGATTCCTGCATATGAACCCTTCAGTCTAAACTCTGCTGACTACACTTTTTTCTCGAAGGACCTATGAGTAAGTTTTTCCTCAGTTCAGTTACAATCTAGGCCTTTAAGTTTTTACTTAACTAAAAATACAGGAGAACATAGTTCCCTCAAAAATTTAGAGGGAAGATATCTTGCGCATGGCCCTTGAATTTTTCAGAGAGCCAACAGTCTTTCGCTCATTAAGAATGGTAACAGGAAGCTAAGTAATTATCTTAGCAATTAGCAATGTCTTTGAAAAGCTGCAGCGGTAATCAGACTTAAATAAGGAGATGGTTTAAGGTTAGATGTTTGGCTTTGGTTCAAATGGTCGGTCTATCTATGTGACAAATTATAAGAATAGTAATTTATGAATTATGTTATATATCAAACGTAGCATGGTTGGAGTGTAGTATCTCAATTATGTGCAAAAGATGGTTCAATATATTTTCTGTCTTTCCCTTGGCAGGAGTTCCTAAGTTTATCTTGATCTCGGTGCATGATTACAATCTACCTCCATTTCTACTTTCATCTGGATACTTCACAGGAAAGAGAAAAGCTGAATCAGAGGTTCTCTCCAAATATCCTAACTCTGGTAATACTGAACTCTTCTTTCTAATTTTGTAGGTTTTGGAAATTTTACATGCCTACATGTGAGCAGGATATTTGTAAAACACGCTACCCAGACCTCCTTAATGTGTCTTTGTTTCGGATCTTTTCCTCAGGCATTGTGTTAAGACCTGGTTTCATATATGGGAAAAGGAAGGTCGATAGATTTGAGATTCCTTTGGATCTGATAGGAGAACCAATGGAAAGAATTCTACGTGCTACTGAGAGCTTTACCAAACCATTGAGTTCTCTTCCAGCATCCGATCTGCTCTTGGCTCCACCTGTTAGTGTTGATGATGTTGCCTTTGCTGCAATCAATGCAATAAGAGATGATGACTTCTTTGGCATTTTTACTATTGCACAAATTAAGGAAGCCGCTGAGAAGGTTAGGGTGTGAATATGTTTACAGAATTAGCCAGTGATAGTTGTGCAACAGGTCTGACTATCACATAAATTCTATTTCCTCAACCTTGGTGTTGGAGGAAGGGGATTATGTTGTACTGCAAACATGAAGAAATCGTTTTGTAAAATTGCGTGTTGATTCATACCTTCGTATAGTTAGCGACTACAATTCGATGACTAGCTGTTTAGATCTTGACTTTGGTCTCCGGGCTTATGATATATATAAGTAACAATAAGTTTGACATGGACAGTGGCTTCTTATGGTTTAGGGTTTCGTTCTTTCTGTTTGGAGAGAGCTCAAGTGCTCTAACTCCCTTTCACCAAAATTTTGGTCTGTATAGTTGCCAGAATGCAAGTAAAAGCATGTTAATAGGGCCGGGGAAGGCTATATAGTTGCCAATATCCTTGCTAAATAAAGTGTTCAATACTCTGCATGTGTCTGCACTTTTACTTCCCCTCCTGCGCGCTATGGTAGTTGAAGATGTTCTTGATGACATCTTGGGAATTGCTAGACCCAGATAAATTTATAGGAACCATACTGGCCAAGTAGTTTCTTGTTCTTCTCTATTTGCTAGGCAGTTGCCTTCATCTCAATAGCACATGACATATATGGCAAGATGGTGGTGTTGTATAATCCTATATCAGCTGTAGGATGGATTGTTATGAACCTCCATCAATCACCCTTCGATGTTTAGAAGAGGAAGTTTTGTTCAGGGAGATGTTCACAAGACTGCGAAAAATTCCGATGACCCTGAGGGCTGAATGTTTCTTAGGTTTAGCCTCCCATCATTATTAGATTTAGCAATTGATCATGGAGATTGTCCTTGTTTGATATTGCCTGTAGTGTTTGGTTGTGATATGGTAGGACGTTGATCTTGTGCCGTAGGTAAGAACAAAACTATTCTCTGCACTATAGGTTTGATGATTCCATTGTGCACAAGAACCTGAACCTTGATCCAACAACACCATTAAACACCTCTACATTCATATTTGAGTGTCAATTATTTTCTCCTAGTCAACTCAAAACCTATTGAAACAGAAGTCTTCTCGTAGCTAAGAGCATCTCCTACAGTGAACCATATGTTATACCACACGACAAAAATTCAAATCTATAAGCAGTAGAACTTTAATACCCTTTTGACGTCCCAAAAAAAAACTTTAATACTTTCGGCCGCACGATCAAAACAAACGGCTCTGATTTAGCGGTTCCATTATAACCCAGATTAGATCCACCGCCTCCTAATCAGAATTATTGGAAAAAAACAAAATCTGAAATTGCTTTTTTGGTTTGGTAGGTTTAGCTTTAGCCCTCATCTTCTCAGAAGTGTTGAAGCGTTTCTTCGCTGGCTTCAAAGTAGGCTCCTTTGATTCTTAATCTTTACGGCTTTTGATTATTTCACTGGATCATGAACTTCTCCTCTTAATTTCTGCTATGTCTGTGTTTCTTAGGTCTGCTTTATATGGGTTTAATTTTTTATTTTATTTTTTAATCTCCAGATGCATCTAAGGGCTTTGATCTTGGTACTAGTTTGTTTATTCTTTGTTGTTTTGATTATAGAATCATTGATTCTTGTGTTGCAGCCAATTCTCTTGCTAAAATTAGATGGCTTTGCGTTCTTGTTGTTTTTTTGGTTTTTTGTGCTTTAAGTATTTGAGTTGGGTGATTTTAAGCATTCAGAATATAGATCCGATTTAACAAGTTGATTATGAAAAAATATTTGTGAATTGTGTGAATGATTGCACTTTCTCACTAGCATGATGAATTTTTTGATAGACTCGATGATTGAATCCGAGGAATTCATGATACTCTTAATTTTGATGGTTTTGGCTTCAGTCTGTATGTTGTTTTTTTTTTTAGTAAAATTGGTACTCATGGTCTTGCTTTCTTTGCAGGTAATCGTATTCAAATTCAGCGTATTTGGGTAGTCAAGCTCTTCTATAGAACTCTTTAAACCAAGCTCACCTCATATAATTGCCGAATAGAAGTAGTGGTAGAATAGATGTGTGAGTGTTTTATGTAATTTTAATTTTTAATATTTATGTACTTACTTCAATCCGAATGTATTACATAGGGATTCTTTTACTGAGGGTGTCTTTTGATTGTTTCAGAATCAATACAGCTAATTGGTAAAAGAAACAAATAGAGGTAGTTTCTCTTGATCAATGTTTTTCCTTCTGCATTTGATTCTTTTAAGATTCTTATTTTCTTTAGTGGGGTTTGTTTCAGTCATTGCAAGAAGAATTTCCAGTTTCTGGTGACTTGCACATATACGTTGTTCAGAAACATGACTTGTACAATATGGCCTCTAACTACAGAATACGGTACAAATTTGTGTGTTTTTTTTCCTTTAGTTCTGTTGTTTATATTTGCTTCTTTCACTTAAGAAGGGAAAGTACTTCTCCATGCTTGTGCCTGATTTTGACCTAACACTCGAAGTCAGAATTTTGAGCTTCTGTGTTGTGAAAGATGATATACATATAAAACGGGCAACTTATCATTACAAATTCAGGGTGTTTGATGTCAAAGGCATCATGTTTCACTGTTTCTTTTAATCATTGGTGGTGGTTAGAAATTCCCAACTTTTCTTTGGCACTTTTACGCAGCAAGGTAAACAACACTTATTATCTTTGACCTGTATTATGGAACTGGACGTCTAGCATGAGAATATATATGATTAAGCTTTACCGTAAATACTCTTACATGCATATTTTACCACCTTGTAAATGAACTAGAATTAGTATAATAAGAGAAACCATATCTTCGATGCAGGCTATGCAAATTTGTCTCCATGGAACAATTTCTCCATTCCCGTAACTCAACTTCAGTCTTGTACATTGTTTTTAGAGCATCTAGGATTTAGTCTGTAAATAGGGCTTTTCCGTGTAGATAAATGGAAACAGACAGGGTTAAGGTCTTGGATGATGACCACCACAAAATAGTTGTCAATTTGAAGGGGAAAAGGGCAAAAAATAGTGCAGCAGTTATAGTTGGAACTAGCCGCCCAGTGTTGTCTCGACAGTCCAGCTCACCTTCATCGTTTAACAAACTTGGCAAACGTAAGCGATCTGATGAATGCAGAAAGAAGTGTAGATCAAACTTCAGAAGCTCCGTGCTTAAAAACTATACAAATTTCAGCAAAAGTGGGCTTCCTCAGCGATTTCTATACTATGAATCTGGGGACTGGATAGACTATCCTCATGGAGTTGTTGACTTGGTCAGGGAGCACTTTCGACAGAAAAATGCAGTTATAAATGTGGATTGGAACGGCTGCCGTTTGTTGCTAGATATTCTGTTTATGATACAGGTGGAAATTAAAACTGGTCAAGCGAAGCAAATTGCTTGGATTGATGAAGCAGGTTGTTGTTTCTTTCCGGAGATCCTTTCCTGTCATTTAGAAAAAGAAAAGTACTGCCATTCTGAGTTACAGAGTGATTCACCTTATGTGCTGAAAGAAGCCAAAGGGCCCCAAGAGATCACATTGAAGCTTGAGATTGGAATAACGGGATTGAGTAGCTCCAATACAGAGGAATGTGTTGAGGAGTCGAATAGTCCTGCTAAGAGGATAAAAATTGAACAAAACTCTTTTGGTAGTCGAGATGATAGGGAAAATGACTATTGCAACCAAATATCAGATGCCCAAATGCAGGAAATCAATAAGGGAACTCGACAGTTCGATGAAAACATATTGCCCGAGTCGCCAGTTCTGGAGCAAACATTGGACTCTAATTCAGTACGAGACATGTTTAATCAGGGCATTGGTTCCTCTGTGAGTGCATGTATAGTAGAGATTAAGCACTGCACTAATGATTTGATGCAAGCAAGAGCTGAGCTGTTCCATAAGCAGGTTGAAATAACTAAGAAGTACCGCGGGAATCCAAATGTCCAATATGGTTGGATGGCTGTTACTAAAGATGCCCTATCCAACATCATGCTTTATGGGCTTGGTCATGGTAGACCCATGATTATGTCCACATATGGCATTGGAGTTCACTTGACATCTCTTAATCAAGCCGATATCAGGTTTGCACATATATTCTATCTTTAAATTCA encodes the following:
- the LOC101296386 gene encoding uncharacterized protein At1g32220, chloroplastic-like, translated to MTSFLHFPSTSTLPSTLRGASLATRPNPVSLSHTRFSVKCRYAEASVKSDDLNSGAIDVVADVRPERVVVLGGSGFVGSAICKAAVSRGIEVVGVSRSGRPTYSGSWIDQVNWIPGDVFYVNWDEVLLGATAVVSTIGGFGSEEQMQRINGEANIVAVNAAKDYGVPKFILISVHDYNLPPFLLSSGYFTGKRKAESEVLSKYPNSGIVLRPGFIYGKRKVDRFEIPLDLIGEPMERILRATESFTKPLSSLPASDLLLAPPVSVDDVAFAAINAIRDDDFFGIFTIAQIKEAAEKVRV
- the LOC101296669 gene encoding inactive poly [ADP-ribose] polymerase RCD1-like; translation: METDRVKVLDDDHHKIVVNLKGKRAKNSAAVIVGTSRPVLSRQSSSPSSFNKLGKRKRSDECRKKCRSNFRSSVLKNYTNFSKSGLPQRFLYYESGDWIDYPHGVVDLVREHFRQKNAVINVDWNGCRLLLDILFMIQVEIKTGQAKQIAWIDEAGCCFFPEILSCHLEKEKYCHSELQSDSPYVLKEAKGPQEITLKLEIGITGLSSSNTEECVEESNSPAKRIKIEQNSFGSRDDRENDYCNQISDAQMQEINKGTRQFDENILPESPVLEQTLDSNSVRDMFNQGIGSSVSACIVEIKHCTNDLMQARAELFHKQVEITKKYRGNPNVQYGWMAVTKDALSNIMLYGLGHGRPMIMSTYGIGVHLTSLNQADISASYCDDDDNGVRYIMLCRVIMGNVELVNPGSGQCHPSSIQYDSGVDDLQNPRHLIVWSMNMNTHIFPEYVVSFKTSSKAEGTMVTESRGPLSGITTSDECRGQLQFNCSPMESGRRSRPALESKGSQEKPVGIGSSSLAGPKSPWMPFPALFEAISKEVAPNDMKLVNVHYDLFRSKKISREDFIQKLRAIVGDSLLRSTIISLQCKLPPISAIPMKPPKQGGEFDAA